A window of Zingiber officinale cultivar Zhangliang chromosome 5A, Zo_v1.1, whole genome shotgun sequence contains these coding sequences:
- the LOC121979970 gene encoding scopoletin glucosyltransferase-like — protein MGHLIPMLHLARLFAGRRGVRATVVAPSTAISLIHPTLHHPIQLLPLGELALITHPQNNAITPEMAAEIDRLEVPFLQLLRDHSTDCIVADLFYPWASSVAEELGIPSVLFSGSSCFSSVILKTLGQLVAHPIRHTRNARRDGILGSAPEFSANSPRSPELTQVATPLRAGHTDERNNANKDPNWRNAMAIEFDALLRNGTWNLVPRTPSMNVVGSKWPFLLPGLPDEIHLARPQLPDFVTHPSDFAKRALANGEKRYGMIVNTFDDLERDYIAHAKKSDGGRIWCVGPLSLSQPKEATFNFSDELMQWLDSKKHTNSVLYLCFGSLGLLVAAQLREIALGLQASGVEFI, from the exons ATGGGCCACTTGATCCCCATGCTCCACTTGGCCCGCCTCTTCGCCGGCCGCCGCGGCGTCCGCGCCACCGTCGTCGCCCCTTCGACCGCCATTTCTCTCATCCATCCCACCCTCCACCACCCCATCCAGCTCCTCCCACTCGGGGAACTCGCTCTCATCACCCACCCTCAGAACAACGCCATCACGCCCGAAATGGCCGCTGAGATCGACCGCCTCGAGGTGCCGTTCCTGCAACTCCTCCGCGACCACTCCACCGACTGCATCGTCGCCGATTTGTTCTACCCCTGGGCTTCCTCCGTGGCCGAGGAGCTGGGCATACCGAGTGTTCTCTTCTCCGGTAGCAGCTGCTTCTCCAGTGTCATCCTGAAGACCCTCGGCCAACTG GTTGCTCATCCAATTAGACACACTAGAAATGCAAGAAGAGATGGCATCCTGGGTTCTGCTCCAGAATTCTCTGCAAATTCTCCAAGATCACCAGAATTGACCCAAGTGGCTACTCCATTAAGAGCAGGGCATACTGATGAGAGGAATAAT gcaaacaaggatccaaattggcgtaATGCAATGGCtatagaatttgatgcacttcttcgtaATGGAACATGGAACCTAGTTCCACGTACTCCCTCCATGAATgtggtgggctctaaatgg CCCTTCCTGCTCCCCGGCCTTCCGGACGAGATCCACCTCGCGCGGCCGCAGCTCCCCGATTTCGTAACACACCCGAGCGACTTCGCTAAACGTGCATTAGCCAACGGCGAGAAGAGATACGGAATGATCGTCAACACCTTTGACGATCTCGAGCGGGACTACATCGCACATGCCAAGAAATCCGATGGCGGCAGGATTTGGTGCGTCGGTCCCTTGTCCCTCTCGCAACCGAAGGAAGCGACTTTCAACTTCTCCGACGAGCTCATGCAATGGCTAGATTCCAAGAAACACACCAATTCGGTCCTCTATCTCTGTTTCGGCAGCCTCGGCCTACTCGTCGCCGCCCAGCTTCGGGAAATCGCCCTCGGCCTGCAAGCCTCCGGTGTCGAATTCATCTAG